A single Verrucomicrobiia bacterium DNA region contains:
- a CDS encoding 1,4-beta-xylanase produces the protein MRIAIICAALLSGQNFLSVNATPVARWSEAKANAWYAKQPWLVGCNFTPSTAINQLEMWQAETWDPQTIDRELRWAHDLGFTSVRVFLHDLVWKNDRAGLLKRMDQFLTMARRHQIGVMFVFFDSVWDPYPHAGPQRAPRPHVHNSGWVQSPGQDILQDPARQDELKDYVQGVIKRFGKDRRVQVWDLFNEPDNLVPQYRGQLLSNKVALATLLLRKTFTWAREMEPTQPLTSGVWIGHWSDPNRLSATEWVQVEESDVISFHTYDSLPGAQKCVQNLRRYNRPLLCTEYMARGQGSTFDPVLGYFRAQNVGAYCWGFVDGKTQTIYPWNSWDKTYTSEPQPWFHDILRRDGSPYDPKETDYIKSVTQAQR, from the coding sequence ATGAGAATCGCCATCATTTGTGCCGCGCTGCTTAGCGGTCAAAATTTTCTCTCCGTAAATGCCACGCCGGTGGCGCGGTGGTCCGAAGCGAAAGCGAACGCCTGGTATGCCAAACAACCCTGGCTGGTGGGTTGCAATTTCACGCCCAGCACCGCCATCAACCAACTGGAAATGTGGCAGGCTGAAACCTGGGATCCGCAAACCATTGATCGGGAACTGCGCTGGGCGCACGACCTGGGCTTCACCAGCGTGCGGGTGTTTCTGCACGATCTGGTTTGGAAAAACGACCGCGCCGGTTTGCTCAAACGCATGGATCAATTCCTGACAATGGCGCGCCGGCATCAGATCGGCGTGATGTTTGTCTTCTTCGACAGCGTGTGGGATCCGTATCCGCACGCCGGACCGCAACGCGCACCCCGACCACACGTGCATAATTCCGGCTGGGTGCAAAGTCCCGGACAGGACATTTTGCAAGACCCGGCGCGGCAGGATGAATTGAAAGATTACGTGCAGGGAGTCATCAAACGCTTCGGTAAAGATCGGCGCGTGCAAGTTTGGGATTTGTTCAATGAGCCGGACAATCTCGTGCCCCAATACCGCGGTCAATTGCTCTCCAACAAAGTGGCCCTGGCCACGCTGCTGTTGCGCAAAACCTTCACCTGGGCGCGCGAAATGGAACCCACGCAACCGCTGACTTCCGGCGTGTGGATCGGGCATTGGAGCGACCCGAACCGGCTCTCCGCCACCGAGTGGGTGCAGGTGGAGGAATCCGATGTCATTAGTTTCCACACTTACGATTCGCTCCCCGGCGCGCAGAAATGCGTGCAAAACCTGCGTCGCTACAATCGTCCCCTGCTCTGCACCGAATACATGGCGCGCGGCCAGGGCAGCACGTTTGATCCGGTGCTGGGTTATTTTCGTGCCCAAAATGTGGGCGCGTATTGCTGGGGTTTTGTGGATGGCAAAACGCAGACGATTTATCCGTGGAACTCGTGGGACAAAACTTACACCAGCGAACCTCAGCCGTGGTTTCACGACATCCTGCGTCGGGACGGCTCGCCCTACGATCCGAAGGAAACGGATTACATCAAGTCCGTAACCCAAGCGCAGCGGTAA
- a CDS encoding IS110 family transposase, with translation MKTYILRDPNRVEPQKPARAPRVALPPPPQPITPPGPTLFVGLDVHNDSIAVSIAPSDSPEVRRYGIIGGTHDDVRKLLLKLKAAHPGVALQCCYEAGPRGYPLCRFIRSHGCECLIVAPSKIPRAPGDRVKTDRRDADQLARLFRAGELTGIYVPDPQDEAVRDLIRARYQVSKQQHRARQQLKMFLLRQNIRYAGTKPWTQKHRNYLATVKLPYAEQQWVFQELVHVITEAGERLERYEKQIASVVETWRWQPVVKALLSLRGVAALTGATLVAELGDLHRFDTAPQLMSYLGLCPSEHTSGPTRQQGGITKLGNGMARKAMIEAAWNNSRAPRMSRTVLARQAGLPKAVTDASWAAQTRLHQRYKHLTGVGRKKSPVAAAALGRELAGFVWAIGRMVPPRALTSEGKQTA, from the coding sequence ATGAAGACCTACATACTCCGCGACCCCAACCGTGTCGAGCCGCAAAAACCAGCGCGCGCGCCGCGGGTCGCACTCCCGCCCCCGCCCCAACCCATCACCCCGCCCGGACCGACGTTGTTCGTCGGTCTGGACGTGCACAACGACAGCATCGCCGTTTCCATCGCGCCGTCCGACAGCCCCGAGGTGCGGCGTTACGGCATCATCGGCGGGACGCATGACGACGTGCGCAAGCTGCTTCTGAAGTTGAAAGCCGCGCATCCAGGCGTGGCGTTGCAGTGTTGTTACGAGGCCGGGCCGCGCGGGTATCCGTTGTGCCGGTTCATCCGCAGTCACGGGTGCGAATGCCTCATCGTGGCGCCGTCGAAGATTCCCCGCGCGCCGGGCGACCGCGTGAAGACGGACCGACGGGATGCGGATCAACTGGCGCGGTTGTTCCGCGCGGGCGAACTCACGGGCATCTACGTGCCCGATCCGCAGGACGAGGCGGTGCGGGACTTGATCCGCGCCCGTTACCAGGTCAGCAAGCAACAACACCGCGCGCGGCAGCAGCTCAAGATGTTTTTGCTGCGGCAAAATATCCGCTACGCCGGGACCAAGCCGTGGACACAGAAGCATCGGAACTATCTGGCGACGGTGAAGCTGCCGTATGCGGAGCAGCAATGGGTGTTTCAAGAGCTGGTCCACGTGATCACGGAGGCGGGCGAACGCTTGGAACGGTATGAGAAGCAGATCGCCAGCGTGGTGGAGACGTGGCGGTGGCAGCCGGTGGTCAAAGCGTTGCTGAGTCTGCGCGGGGTGGCGGCGTTGACGGGGGCGACGCTGGTGGCGGAGTTGGGCGACCTGCACCGGTTTGATACCGCGCCGCAGTTGATGAGTTACCTGGGGTTGTGCCCGAGCGAACACACCAGTGGGCCAACGCGCCAGCAAGGCGGGATCACCAAGCTGGGCAACGGGATGGCGCGCAAGGCGATGATCGAAGCGGCGTGGAACAACAGCCGCGCCCCGCGCATGAGCCGCACGGTGCTGGCGCGGCAGGCCGGATTGCCCAAAGCGGTGACCGACGCTTCGTGGGCGGCGCAGACCCGGCTGCATCAAAGATACAAACACCTGACGGGCGTGGGCCGCAAGAAATCCCCAGTGGCGGCGGCGGCGTTGGGGCGGGAACTGGCGGGGTTCGTGTGGGCGATTGGCCGGATGGTCCCGCCGCGAGCGCTGACGAGTGAAGGGAAGCAGACCGCCTGA